One stretch of Arachis hypogaea cultivar Tifrunner chromosome 20, arahy.Tifrunner.gnm2.J5K5, whole genome shotgun sequence DNA includes these proteins:
- the LOC140182542 gene encoding uncharacterized protein isoform X1, which translates to MPLLGSVTSSWLRHRLGRVEGERATGCCRTWPPPPLSPETATESSILDLATEVACCDLELFMLARKCVGLCFEAAVDFGSRRKAFGEAFGLWFQFVEDMDAEVTKILFIYICVRVCVCVCVCTLYEFCKLYGMYGCTLLNKSIFGEVLRFKVLNRLIF; encoded by the exons ATGCCGTTACTTGGCTCAGTCACTTCTTCTTGGTTGCG CCATCGTCTGGGTCGCGTGGAGGGAGAAAGAGCCACTGGGTGTTGCCGCACCTGGCCTCCGCCGCCTCTGTCACCAGAAACAGCCACCGAGTCCTCTATTTTG GATTTAGCAACCGAGGTTGCTTGTTGTGATTTAGAGCTATTTATGCTGGCACGAAAGtgtgtggggctgtgctttgaagctgcAGTTGATTTTGGGTCGAGACGAAAGGCTTTCGGAGAGGCATTTGGGTTATGGTTTCAATTTGTCGAG gatatggacgcagaagtcacgaagattttatttatatatatatgtgtgcgtgtgtgtgtgtgtgtgtgtgtgtgtactctttatgagttttgtaagttgtatggtatgtatggatgtacgttactgaacaaaagtatttttggagaggtattgcggtttaaagttttaaacaggctcatattttag
- the LOC140182542 gene encoding uncharacterized protein isoform X2, protein MPLLGSVTSSWLRHRLGRVEGERATGCCRTWPPPPLSPETATESSILDLATEVACCDLELFMLARKCVGLCFEAAVDFGSRRKAFGEAFGLWFQFVEFP, encoded by the exons ATGCCGTTACTTGGCTCAGTCACTTCTTCTTGGTTGCG CCATCGTCTGGGTCGCGTGGAGGGAGAAAGAGCCACTGGGTGTTGCCGCACCTGGCCTCCGCCGCCTCTGTCACCAGAAACAGCCACCGAGTCCTCTATTTTG GATTTAGCAACCGAGGTTGCTTGTTGTGATTTAGAGCTATTTATGCTGGCACGAAAGtgtgtggggctgtgctttgaagctgcAGTTGATTTTGGGTCGAGACGAAAGGCTTTCGGAGAGGCATTTGGGTTATGGTTTCAATTTGTCGAG tttccttga